CAGTCCTTGTAGACAAAGTTGCAGTAATCTTTTCCATGCCAAAACCTGGTGTTACCCCTCAGCTCTCCTACACCTGTCTGGAGGCTTCGCACTGAACAactgcctgcacacacacacacacacacacaaacacagtggtTGAAcataacagagaaagaaagagagaggggtcagatCAGTGTCACACATATACGCagccctttcacacacacacacacacacacacacacacacacacacacacacacacacacacacacacacacacacacacacacacacacacacacacacacacacacacacacacacacacacacacacacacacacacacacacacacagtggttgaacataacagagaaagaaagagagaggggtcagatCAGTGACACACATTCACGCAGCCCTTTCAGAGTGAAGGAAGTGTATTAATGACTATTACAGTTGACACTGACATTTAACAGTGTCTGCTGCCAATGGCACTTTATGGAAACTCAATATGGTTGcccataatcacacacacacataatcacacacacataacacacacacacacacacacacacacacacacacacacacacacacacacacacacacacacacacacacacacacacacacacacacacacacacacacacacacacacacacacacacacacacacacacacaccagcgctGTCCAAGGAGCTGATGCTGTCTGCATGCTGCAGAGTGTGTTTGTGGAGGTGTTTGACCAGGGAGAAGTGCATCCTCCTGGTTCGACCAATCCCCTTCAGCCGCGGAAGCTCCACCCCTGGGTTTCCAGGCAGTGATTGGTTGCCTCCGTTGCTACTGGCAGCACCATCAGTAGAGGACACTCCCCTACTGGAGGGATGGTGGGCAGAGCTCTGAGACTGAAGGTGAGGATAAAGGAAAGGGTCACTTATTTTTGTGGTTTTATGTCAGCTCAAAAGGTTTTTGCTATtcaaagtttgtgtgtgtgtgtgtttgcgtgtgtgtgtgtctgacctgctCCATCTCCAGGGCAACAGAGCGTGTCACACTCCCCACATCTGTCAGGCGATGCTCTCGGTCGTCCCAGCGACCATACGCCAGGTCGATCCCGCCAACGAAGGCCACCGATTGGTCGATGATGATGATCTTCTCGTGATGCGCCCACAGGTAGACAGACGACGACACATGGTCCGGGTGGCGCATCACCTaaaggaaaaacacacacacatttaatacacacacagacacagacacacacagaaacactcctACCTTGATGTTGGGATGCAGGTGCATTAGTGTTCTCTTGCTGTATTCACTGTTGATGCCCAGAGCTAGCTCCACCTCCTTATACAGCATCACAAAGATATGAACCCCCTgttgctgtagagagagagagagagagagagagagagagagagagagagagagagagagagagagagagagagagagagagagagagtgagagagcgagagagcgagagagcgagagagagaaagatagagagagagagagagagagagagagagagatggtgtatgGGACAATTCCAACGTTCCTATTATATTAGCTAACGTGATATTGCAGttatgacagagagacagagcgacagagagagagagacagagagagagatagcgagagagacagagagatagagagagagatagcgagagagacagagagatagagagagagagcgacagagagagagagacagagagagagagagacagagagagagatagcgagagagacagcgagagagagagagagacagagagagagatagcgagagagagagagagatagcgagagagagagagagacagagagagagatagcgagagagagagagagagagacagcgagagagagagagagacagagagacagagagagagatagcgagagagacagagagagagagagagagagacagagagagagagagagagcgagagagagagagagacagacagagagagagacagagagatagcgagagagagtgagagacagagagagacagagagagacagacagagagagagacagagagatagcgagagagacagagagagagatagcgagagagacagagagagagagagacagagagagacagagacagagacagagacagagacagacagacagacagagagagagagagagagagagagagagagagagagagagagagagagagatagcgagagagatagagagagagagcgacagagagagagagacagagagagagagcgacagagagagagagacagagagagagagagacagcgagagagagagagagacagagagagagatagacagagagagacagagagacagagagagagagagagagagacagagagagagatagcgagagagacagcgagagagagagacagcagattCCAGACATCCTATTATATTAGAGAACATGTGATATTGcagttatgagagagagagagagagagacagagagagagagagacagagagacagagagagagagagagagacagacagacagagagagacagacagagagagagagagacagacagagagagagagcgagagagagagagagacagacagacagacagacgagagagacagagagagagagtgagagacagagagagacagagagagacagagagagacagacagagagagagacagagagacagagagagagagacagacagagagagacagagagagacagagagagacagagagagacagagagagacagagagacagagagagagagagagagagagagagagagagagagagagagagagagagagagagagagagagagagagagagagagagagagagagagagagagagagagagagagagagagagagagagagagagagagagagagagagagagagagagagagagatggtgtatgGGCCAATTCCAACATCCTATTATATTAGCTAACATGTGATATTGCAgttatgacagagagagagagagagagagagagcgagagacagacagacagagagagagagacagacagacagagagagacagacagagagagacagacagagagacagacagagagagagagacagagagagagagagacagacagacagacagagacagacagacagagagagacagacagacagagacagacagacagagagagacagacagagagagacagacagagagagacagagagagagagagagagagagagagagacagagagacacagagagagagagagacagagagagagagagagagagagagagagagacagagagagagagagacagagagagagagagagagagagagagagagacagagagagagagagagagagagagagagagagacagagagagagacagagagacacagagagagagacagagagacagagagacagagagagagagacagagagagagacagagagagagagagagggacagagagagagacagagagagagagagagagagagagagaggagagacacagagagagagagacagacagagagagagagagacagagagagagatggtgtatgGGCCAATTCCAACATCCTATTATATTAGCTAACATGTGATATTGCAGTATCAGTGGGTAGAAATGTCATCTGGAAAAACAATTCTAAACTCACCGCTTTGCGTTTGAGGATGCAGTCCAGTCTCCATTTGTTTCCCTCCACAACTGGCCTCTTCAGGAAGATCTCTGGActcaacctacacacacacgcacacacaccaaaacCTATTAGTGAAATGTGGTAAGCTGTTCAACCAGTTTGATGAGCAAACTACTTTGCATTGTACAGTGTCTGTTTAGCTCCAGGAATGAGTATTTAGCCAAAATATTTGAAAAGAAGTCGACGTACATCACATATGCTTTAGTTGACCTCATGTTACTCCCCCCTACTAGTGTAGTGAGAGGTGAGTCAGGTCCTGTAAAGTTACAGATACTCCGTAGGACCCTCTGCCAACAGGCAGCGGTGGAATAAGTACtacattgtcatacttgagtaaaggtaaagatatcttaatagaaaatgactcaagtaaaagtgaaagtctgaaaggatttggttttaaatatacttaagtatcaaaagtaaatataattgctaaaatatacttaagtatcaaaagtaaatataattgctaaaatattcttaagtattaaaataaatcatttcaacttccttatattaaacaaaccagatggcacaatattcatatttttttaaattgacggatagccaggggcacgctccaacactcagacatcatttacaaaagaagcatctgtgtttagtgagtccgccagatcagaggcagtagggatgaccagggatgttctcttgataagtgtgtgaattggaccattttcctgccaaaatgtaacgagtacttttgggtgtcagggaaaatgtatgaagtaaaaagtacattattttcattaggaatgcagagaagtaaaagtaaaatttgCCAAAAACATAAATAGTAAAGTCAAGTACAAATACACAAAAAAAACGactagtatttttacttaagtactttacaccactgccaacAGGTGTAGAGGTAGCATTACATTACACTACCACACATTTATACAATCTCACTTATCAGGAGTCGACAGTAAGAATACTGCACAGGTTTTTGATCTGGGACTGGTAAACTATACCACATATATAGACTGCATTTACAGTCTGCTTGGGTGATGACATGtagctgtgttatgttgtggtgaGTATTCACACTCTAACGGCTGACGGCAATGTCCatttccctacacacacacacacacacacacacacacacacacacacacacacacacacacacacacacacacacacacacacacacacacacacacacacacacacacacacacacacacacacacaggcgcacacacacacacacacacacacacacacacgtaaacacacatacacacacacacgtaaacaaacatggacacacacacacacacacacacacacacacacacacacacacacacacacacacacacacacacacacacacacacacacacacacacacacacacacacacacaggcacacacacacacacgtaaacacacatgcacacacacacacacacacacacatacacgtaaaacacacacacacacacatacacgtaaacacacacacacacacacacacatacacgtaaacacacatgcacacacacacacacacatacacgtaaaCACATAGGCATGCACGTACCACCAGTCAGTGATGAATATCTCTTCTTTAGCTTCTTCCAGAGCATCAGCTACATCCTCCATGTAGGTCTTCCCATtcacatacctacacacacacacgcacacacacacacacacacacacacacacacgcacacacacacacacacacacacacacacacacacacacacgcacgcgcacacgcacgcgcacacgcgcacacacacacacactcagtggtTGACACCTCCTAGTTCCTCATTGATCATAACAGAGTATTTTAGATGCAGACACCAGTTGACAGTTCCAGTCAACCAAACCCACATGATGTTGGCTACAAAAGCACATTCTccacagacagacgggcatagAGAGaagctcacagacacacacacttaacatgGACTAAACTTACATCTAACTACTAAACTTAACATGGACTAAACTTACATCTAACTACTAAACTTAACATGGACTAAAGTTACATCTAACTACTCAACTTAACATGGACTAAAGTTACATCTAACTACTCAACTTAACATGGACTAAACGTACATTTAACTACTAACTTAGCATTGAATAAACTTACATCTAACTACTAAACTTAACATTGACTAAAGTTACATCTAACTACTAAactttacttgagtaatttttttgtgggggggtcGATTGTATTTTCCCAGTTTCCATAGTTACCATTTGGCAGGGATGTTCTGCTCCTCCTGAGCAAAGGAACCAAATCGATGGTCTCGTAGAAACGCCCTCCCGTGTTTACGGACAAAGTCTTCTATCGCCTGGCCCCACCACCGAGCATGTCTGTAGCTGTTCAACTTCAGTACAaggcacctacacacacacacacacacacacacacacacacacacacacacacacacacacacacacacacacacacacacacacacacacacacacacacacacacacacacacacacacacacacacacacacacacacacacacacacacacagttaactcCTTAATCTCCTGGCCCCACCTCCTAGCATGTCTGTACACACATCACACCTGGAGAGGCTGTCGATGCGTACTCCGTATTTGGTCTCTGTGTCTTTGGAGTCCATTTTGACGCTGAACTCTTTGTCCAACAGGAGAACAAAGGAAATGGCTCCTGAGTCTGGCTTCATGTAGAAGAGGAACGAATCCTTCATCACCAACcagctgtgcacacacacacacacacacacacacacacacacacacacacacacacacacacacacacacacacacacacacacacacacacacacacacacacacacacacacacacacacacacacacacacacacacagggagagatacatcagtgtgtgtgcgtgaatgTTTGTGCGTGCATtgtgtttgtacgtgtgtgtactAACCGTTTAGACCAGCGGTAGCAGGCTTCACTGTGACCACAGCAGTTCAAGCCTGGGATACGATGACCTCCGGAACGCTTGTGTATCATCCCCTCCCTGAAACATGTTTAAATGATGaatacacaaaataaaacaaatctacTTTCAGTTATTCCAATAACAACGGGCATGACGGCGCAGTCATAAAGACAGGATCTGTTCATTAATCTGTTGTTCCTCACAGTCCTTTAGGTCCCAGGTCATGGATGAAGGACATCTGGCTGACGTCTATAAACTccatctgaggagagagaggaaccgtATGAATGGGTATTAGATAAAGAGAGAAGTAGTAGTTGTTCCAGCTCCGGTCGCCTATAGTCTAGTCTAGTTTAGTAGTAGAGGGGCTATGTCATCAACCCTCAACCCTCAAAGTTCCGTAATGGGGccaaaatggcagccatcttgttCAGGGAGAAAATCAAAACCAGTCTAATTGCaatgaatggcagtagaggcCTAATCCTGGTTTTACTTATGCAGGAAAATAAAAGTAAGGCATGTGGTGTATCAGAAATTGTGTAATGGAATTATTGTCAACCTAGAATATTGTCATATCACATGCCTTACTTTTATCAATACAGTTTAGACAGGTTTTATACACATTTTCTGTATAAATAGCCTCTAAATATATGTAAACAGAGCGTACATGTCTCAGATTTCTTGGAAAGCTGGAAGTGCCATTACATGATACAATATCAGAAGTCCTATCATCAACTGATTTCAGCTGGTATATGGCTGTGGATTGACTGTATTGTTTGAATAgaatgttggcatattggcagttaatttaaaaaaatctatcCTCTAAAAGGGTCTGGCTATTTTACACACTATCTTATCACAGCACTGAGAAGGTTCTTGTCCATTCTAGTATTGTAATTCATAATTCTATGAGTAGTACTCACAGTGTGGTAGTATTTCCTGTACATGGCCATCCTTAGGAGCTTGTTCAGATAATCTTCCAGCTGTTTCTGTACAGGGAACATAATAAATGCAGTATTACTACAGTAGCTGTACTGTACAGTGTTTATAtgaagtatatactgtattcttctATAAAATTAATACGACAAACACACCTACCCTTCTGCTGTAGACCTGTTCGTCTTGTGCAAACTCATCTCCGCCACGCGGTAGCTCAGGCATATGTCTGGCTTCACTCTTCTTCATTGTCCTCCTCCTCGTtgtgtggctgagagagagagagagagagagagagagagagagagagagagagagagtcgaatcGTTTAATAGGaaatatttaaatgtcttggaatggcctagtcaaagtcaaAGTCTAGACTtaaagtcaaagtccagacttaaagattgctgtacaccagcggaacccatccaacttgaaggagctggagcagttttgccttgaagaatgggcaaaaatcccagtagctagatgtgccaagcttatagagacatatgcCAAGAGACTTGCAGCAGTAATTGctaaaaaggtggctctacaaagtactgACTTCGGGggaggtgaatagttatgcacgctcaagttttctgttttttttgtcttatttcttgtttgtctcACAAGAAAAATATTTGGCATCTTCAAAGtgataggcatgttgtgtaaatcaaatgatacaacccccccccccccccccccaaaaaaactattttacttccaggttgtaaggcaacaaaataggaaaaatgccaagaggggtgaatactttcacaagccactgtatatgtgtgtgtgtctgtgtgtgagtgtacctGCGGGAGGGTAGCGGCACCCTCATGAACATCTTGTATCGGACCAGTTCTCTGTGGAGGTCCATGAAGTGTTTCTCCTTTCTCTTGACCACCCAGCTGAACTCTCCATGTCTCAGCTCAATCTTAAACACTGCAGGCTGACTCTACACAGACAGAGATcaagtgtgaatgtgtgtgtgtgtgtgtgtgtgtgtgtgtgtgtgtgtgtgtgtgtgtgtgtgtgtgtgtgtgtgtgtgtgtgtgtgtgtgtgtgtgtgtgtgtgtgtgtgtgtgtgtgtgtgtgtaccttgttgaCACTCCTCTGTGCCGTGATGTTGAACCTGTCCTGCGCTGTGTTGAACCTCTCCACCTCCAGTATCTTAGCAGTGATGGGGACAGTAGGGAGATAGACCCTGGCTTCAGACTCCTTAAAACCCACGGTGTGATACACAGCACTGAACCCTATACGACTGTCCCCTGGAGAGGTAGCGAAAAAGCCAATTGGATACATCTCTCATCATATCATTCATATCAagagctctcacacacacacacatacacacacctatggTGATAGGGTCAttgtcagtctcctctccatctcccatgTCCAACTCTCTGGTGTCCAAACTCTCAACTACGTCCGACATCTTCCTGCTGATGCCGAGGCCGTCTGTGATGTCACTGGGTTCCACAGCAATgtcagaggggtcagaggtcgtCAGCTGAaggctgctggtggtggtggggtcttTATCCAGCATGCCTAGCTCTCAGCCGTCAGAACAGGGCACAcctggatgaggagaggaggagaagagaggagaacttGAACCGTTGAATAGTCATAACGTTGTCTGCTTTATAGAGAAGTTATTTCTGTCCAAGAGCAAGAGACAGCTGTATGTTGCGCTTCATGTATTATCACTTTCTACTGCAGTACAGATCAtccctgcagcagtgtgtgtgggtgtgtgggtgggtgggtgtgtgtatgtacgtgctTGCCTGTGTGTGAACTTGAATTTGAGGGAGAAACACACATACCTGACATCCTTCCCCTCAAATTCaagactcccacacacacacacacatcccagaaTAGAACCAATGGTTGTCCACTAACAGTAGAGTGCCATTGGTTAGAGATGCTGCTACCTCATTGGCTGACGCTGGCCCTGCAGAGAGCTACAGGAAGTCAATGGAAGCTGTCTTCCAAAATAGTAGAGtatagaacagtgtgtgtgtataatgggtAGGACTGGACCAGTACTATAATTAATGTCTTACTGGAGACTATAATGCCAGTCATTAAAGCTCTGCTTGTACTCTACAGTAAGACTCTCAGCACACAGAGTAGACTACGTATCACTGCCAGGGTCAGAGAAAAATAATCATCTTAACAGGCACTGGGCCTTTCCAAACACACCACATTAAAGACAGAACCCAAGTGTGTGTGTCCTTAGTGCAACGccaagccagacagacagacaggcggggCTCCATGGCAACAAGAGGGATGTGATGTCATTTCTGGTCAGAAGCCTAGAAAGTTCTCTGAGGAAAGTCAAGGCCGGCgtgcgcacacactcacacacacacatttgactgTAAAACTCTGTTTGCTTACGACAGTGTCTGGCTCTTTGTGTGTGGTAGCATGTTGAgtcttgttttgtgtgtgttacgCTGTCATGATgacgtctgtgtgtgtcagtgagttcTGTCTGGCCTCAGAAGACCTTCAGATAATCTTCTAGACTAGTGTGTTGTATTCGGTGTcctatttgtatttgtatttatgagGGATCCCCGctacttcctgccaaggcagcagctactcttcctggggtacaAACAAGTTAAGGCACTTACATTACacataaaacaaaagacaaaacagtCCATCATATAACGTTATTACATCACTGCATATctacaataaatacattttttcattTTGCGAATTACGCATGCTCAGAATGATACGCACATGTGTGTGACGCTGTGTGTTTGTGATTTATGTCAGTGGGGCATCGCCCACCCTAGTGTCTTGGGTTTCCGCCCACTATACCGATGACCTAGAAGTCAGCCGTAGCacggcacagtgtgtgtgtgtgggggtttgaattctctctctctccgccgcTCACtctctgtgacacacacacacacaccgctttaCGTCTCGCTCGAGGCCTCTGTCATGTCCCAGTGGAATGGAATTGTTCATCTTCAGTCAGTACTGGAATGAATGGGatcagagaaagaggggggggggatagagagagagggggttgaagaagagggggagagagagtgagagagagagagagaggtaggaagagagagggatgacagaTGGAGTGTTGCTTTTATCTGCTTCCTGTTTCCTGTCCAGGGTTGTCATGATGATGTTTTTTGTCAAATAGGAGAAAACTATAAATACCAGCTACTCTATGTCGCCAAACATTATCCTTCTTTATTTTTCAATTAATTTTTGATAAATTGTTATCTACACatgcacaaagacacacacacacgcacgcacgcacataccaGAAAAATAAGTGAGAAGAGATTTGTGGACACAACATGGCATTTACAGTCAATGTGGTGCCAACCTCCGCCTAGCACAGAtgccagagagagagcaacagagtgagagagtggtctGTGACACCTCTGTCTCTGCCTACACTaaagctgtttattatctaatcATTTAAacactggagaaagagagagagagagagagagagagagagagagagagagagagagagagagagagagagagagagagagagagagagagagagagagagagagagagagagagagagagagagagagagaggggtaattaTTATCACCAGAGCTGAGTCCTGCTGGCTGTAATACAAGGCTTCATTGTACACATCTTTcttacacaatcacacacacactgtattctACTTTCCAGCAGGTGGTTTGAGTTTACATGTTGGCTTGATCTCTCTGAGCTGAAACCACCTGTGTgggggtgcgtgtgtgtggggaCCAAAAGTCGCCACAAGGATAGTGAAACAAGGAAAATTCTCCCACATGGGGACATTTCCCACATCCCCATGAGGACAATGACTATGTTAatcttaggggttaggtttagggttagaattagggatagggttagagttagggattaggggtaagggttaggtttagggttagaattagggatagggttagagttagggattaggggctagggttaggggtgagggaaaataggattttgaatgcaAAAATAAATTTGGTTCCCACAAGGATAGaataacaagtgtgtgtgtgtgggaatgaGAGTGTGCACCATTTCACAAATGTTGACAATGACTGTTACAGTTATCCTATTTGGATGAATGACTGATCAAACATAATGACTGATCAAACATAATGACTGATCAAACATAATGACTGATCAAAAATTATGACTGATCAAATATAATGACTGATCAAATATAATGACTGATCAAATATAATGACCGATCAAATATAATGACCGATCAAACATAATGACCGATCAAACATAATGACTGATCAAATATAATGACTGATCAAAAATACGGACTGATCAAACATAATGACTGATCAAACATAATGACTGATCAAACATAATGACTGATCAAACTAGACAGAGAGCTAGTCAGTACAGTCAGACTAGACCTCGTCATCCAGCCAGAGGCTTCTAACTGCCCCACTATAGTTAATATGTATTCAGGAACAGGATGTGttgagcagagagaaggagacaagagGTCATGAAACTCAGCTATGATTGTTTTGTTAGGAGAGGAGCCCAGCAGAACTGTGTAATGTCTTATATCACCTACAACAACAAAGAGACTTGGTGTAGTCTTTGAAACGTTGAATCTGTTCTACAAATGTGGCAAGTAACAACGTTACCAATAAAGACGGCACATGTACTGGTGAGGAGAAAATAAGAGGGAGGAAAggcgagagggagagtgagagagcagtagggtgagAAGGGGATATGAACGAGGGAGTGAGGAAATGGAGagggaagaaaaggagagaaggagagaacagagaacagaaccgTTCAGCTAGCGAGGGACAGTCAGTCAGGCATATCAAAAGCAGCAACAAGCTTTTCACAacatggtgggagagagagagagataaggtacacacacacacacacacacacactacttctcCACTGGAACAAATATAGaacagggtgacagagagagagaaagaaaaacttCACTgacctgctcctgctcctgtccTCATTTTGATTTGTCCCTCTACTAGACTACCGAGTAGACtaaacacacacatgtgcacacactacaaacatacacacactctacacacccTATACACACTCAGTGTACCGTTCCTCTTGTATAACAGAGTGTATGTGAACGAATGTACTGTGGAAACAACTCCTCTAAGAAAATTCCTCAAGAGAGGAGGGGCTACCAAACTCTAAACCAATCAGCTGCATTGAAACAGTCATACCCTCCCCCTGGGTTCTCTCATTGGGGGAATCTGCAGGAATCTGAGCTGAGTTGGAGGGTTTTGGGTAAGGGGAGGGATTAGAGGAGAGATCAAAAAATTCTAAGACTgacagcctacaggaaggaggtcagagacctgacattgtgctaccaggacaacaacctctgcctcaacgtcagcaagacaaaggagctgatcgtggactacaggaaacggagggccgagcacaccccccTCCACATcgattgggctgtagtggagcaggtcgagagcttcaaattccttggtgtccacatcactaagggattatcatggtccacacacactaacacagtcatggtgagggcacaacaacacctcttccccctcaggaggttgaaaagattcgacatgggccctcagatcttcaaaaatctatacagctgcaccattgagaacatcttgactggctgcatcaccacttgttttgatatggcaactgcttggcatctgaccgcaaggcttG
Above is a genomic segment from Oncorhynchus gorbuscha isolate QuinsamMale2020 ecotype Even-year linkage group LG23, OgorEven_v1.0, whole genome shotgun sequence containing:
- the LOC124010516 gene encoding phospholipase D1-like isoform X3; its protein translation is MLDKDPTTTSSLQLTTSDPSDIAVEPSDITDGLGISRKMSDVVESLDTRELDMGDGEETDNDPITIGDSRIGFSAVYHTVGFKESEARVYLPTVPITAKILEVERFNTAQDRFNITAQRSVNKSQPAVFKIELRHGEFSWVVKRKEKHFMDLHRELVRYKMFMRVPLPSRSHTTRRRTMKKSEARHMPELPRGGDEFAQDEQVYSRRKQLEDYLNKLLRMAMYRKYYHTMEFIDVSQMSFIHDLGPKGLEGMIHKRSGGHRIPGLNCCGHSEACYRWSKRWLVMKDSFLFYMKPDSGAISFVLLLDKEFSVKMDSKDTETKYGVRIDSLSRCLVLKLNSYRHARWWGQAIEDFVRKHGRAFLRDHRFGSFAQEEQNIPAKWYVNGKTYMEDVADALEEAKEEIFITDWWLSPEIFLKRPVVEGNKWRLDCILKRKAQQGVHIFVMLYKEVELALGINSEYSKRTLMHLHPNIKVMRHPDHVSSSVYLWAHHEKIIIIDQSVAFVGGIDLAYGRWDDREHRLTDVGSVTRSVALEMEQSQSSAHHPSSRGVSSTDGAASSNGGNQSLPGNPGVELPRLKGIGRTRRMHFSLVKHLHKHTLQHADSISSLDSAGSCSVRSLQTGVGELRGNTRFWHGKDYCNFVYKDWIQLEKPFDDFIDRYTTPRMPWHDISSVVHGKAARDVARHFIQRWNFCKSHSSASELRYQVPDCVPTRVQVLRSAADWSAGIKYHEESIHNAYLQTIARSKHFIYIENQFFISCSDNKMVYNKIGEALIERILRAHKEGKKFRVYVVTPLLPGFEGDITTGGGNALQAVMHFNYRTMIRGEYSIISQLKKEMDELQWMNYISFCGLRTHAELEGRLVTELVYVHSKMLIADDNTVIIGSANINDRSMLGKRDSEVAVIIEDSETVTAVMDGHEYQAGRYALALRLECFRTVLGAHIDTTIDVSDPISDHFYKDVWMTTAGRNATIYEKVFRCLPSSLVRNMSELESYQTNPGLAQSDPGKAQEELRRIRGFLVQFPLDFLSEQNLMPSVGTKEGMVPTEIWT
- the LOC124010516 gene encoding phospholipase D1-like isoform X1, whose amino-acid sequence is MLDKDPTTTSSLQLTTSDPSDIAVEPSDITDGLGISRKMSDVVESLDTRELDMGDGEETDNDPITIGDSRIGFSAVYHTVGFKESEARVYLPTVPITAKILEVERFNTAQDRFNITAQRSVNKSQPAVFKIELRHGEFSWVVKRKEKHFMDLHRELVRYKMFMRVPLPSRSHTTRRRTMKKSEARHMPELPRGGDEFAQDEQVYSRRKQLEDYLNKLLRMAMYRKYYHTMEFIDVSQMSFIHDLGPKGLEGMIHKRSGGHRIPGLNCCGHSEACYRWSKRWLVMKDSFLFYMKPDSGAISFVLLLDKEFSVKMDSKDTETKYGVRIDSLSRCLVLKLNSYRHARWWGQAIEDFVRKHGRAFLRDHRFGSFAQEEQNIPAKWYVNGKTYMEDVADALEEAKEEIFITDWWLSPEIFLKRPVVEGNKWRLDCILKRKAQQGVHIFVMLYKEVELALGINSEYSKRTLMHLHPNIKVMRHPDHVSSSVYLWAHHEKIIIIDQSVAFVGGIDLAYGRWDDREHRLTDVGSVTRSVALEMEQSQSSAHHPSSRGVSSTDGAASSNGGNQSLPGNPGVELPRLKGIGRTRRMHFSLVKHLHKHTLQHADSISSLDSAGSCSVRSLQTGVGELRGNTRFWHGKDYCNFVYKDWIQLEKPFDDFIDRYTTPRMPWHDISSVVHGKAARDVARHFIQRWNFCKIMKPKYHSLSYPYLLPKSHSSASELRYQVPDCVPTRVQVLRSAADWSAGIKYHEESIHNAYLQTIARSKHFIYIENQFFISCSDNKMVYNKIGEALIERILRAHKEGKKFRVYVVTPLLPGFEGDITTGGGNALQAVMHFNYRTMIRGEYSIISQLKKEMDELQWMNYISFCGLRTHAELEGRLVTELVYVHSKMLIADDNTVIIGSANINDRSMLGKRDSEVAVIIEDSETVTAVMDGHEYQAGRYALALRLECFRTVLGAHIDTTIDVSDPISDHFYKDVWMTTAGRNATIYEKVFRCLPSSLVRNMSELESYQTNPGLAQSDPGKAQEELRRIRGFLVQFPLDFLSEQNLMPSVGTKEGMVPTEIWT